Proteins encoded together in one Lathyrus oleraceus cultivar Zhongwan6 chromosome 5, CAAS_Psat_ZW6_1.0, whole genome shotgun sequence window:
- the LOC127078550 gene encoding uncharacterized protein LOC127078550: MDQGSIFTGRKAQKFDKEMGFKLLMSTPYYAQANGQVEEVNKVVIGLIKKHVQKKPRNLHKTLDQILWACRTSPKEATNVTPFRLTYGHDVVFPVEIYLQSTRIQRHHEIPSESYWNMMLDELVDLDEERFNALELLKRQKNRVEKSYNKRVKVNLFFTRDLVWKVILPMDRKDRTFGK, from the coding sequence ATGGATCAAGGATCAATTTTCACTGGTCGAAAAGCCCAGAAGTTTGATAAGGAAATGGGGTTCAAATTATTAATGTCTACACCCTATTACGCTCAGGCTAATGGTCAGGTCGAAGAAGTGAATAAGGTAGTAATTGGGTTAATTAAAAAGCATGTGCAAAAAAAGCCAAGAAATTTGCATAAGACATTAGACCAGATTTTATGGGCATGTCGAACCTCGCCTAAAGAGGCTACAAATGTTACGCCTTTCCGATTAACATATGGTCATGATGTTGTTTTTCCAGTCGAAATCTACTTACAGTCAACAAGAATTCAGAGGCACCATGAGATTCCATCTGAGTCTTATTGGAACATGATGTTGGATGAATTAGTTGATTTAGATGAAGAAAGATTTAATGCCTTAGAACTATTAAAAAGGCAGAAAAATAGAGTAGAAAAGTCGTATAATAAAAGGGTCAAAGTTAACTTATTCTTCACTAGAGATTTAGTGTGGAAAGTGATTTTACCCATGGATCGAAAAGATAGAACATTTGGAAAATGA